AGGAATATGATATAGGCAGTGTACTGTCGAATTTTATGTACTGTCAAACTAAACGTTTATGTACTGTCAAACTAAACTCCTGTCAAATTTTATGTACTGTCAAACTAAACGTTTATGTACTGTCAAACTAAACTCGTGATCTATAGCTTACATGGAGAAGCAACTTAGGTAACTTGAATGATAAAGTACCAATAATTTGTAAGAAGAgtcgaaagttggaattttaacaTTATAGATTTTATTTAAACGTTAAAATGGTCTTTTTCAATAATAGTAGTTATCGGAAGTAAAACAATTCTCCGTGCATAGGAGCAATTGGTCAAAGTATAACGGAAGCAACCAAAGGTGGTTTAAAATGGTAAGTGTAGAAAAATTACTTTCTATCGTTTCAATATAAATGACATATATGacacatttatatatatatataaagcattTAAACTTTAACCTTTTTATTTTACCTATTTTATTATTAACGAGAAGATTTTATAGTCACCCAAATATTATGGTCCCACAAAGGTTTTGTCCCTTTCACTTtatttcaaaagttttttttttctttttaaattttatatCAAGTGAAATTACATTATCTAAATTGAAACGAATGGTGTAGTTAAGACTCATAACTAGAACAATAGagttttatgtttttattttaaaGCTGGAAAAGTTACTTTAAGAGGCAAACATGACAATGCATTAGGTTATAGGTAACAATACAGAGTATCAATTCTTGGCCATGTGACCGGAGTAGCGATGTTGGATTCACTAATGCTCCGGGAGTGACTTGGAGCATTTCCCCGTGGTGATGGAGTTGCATCAGGGATCAGTTCTTAGGCCATTTTTATTTTCCTTGGCGATGGATATACTTTCGCGATACATCCAAAGGGAGGTGccttggtgcatgctatttgccgatGATATAGTGTTGATTGACGAAACGCGTATCGGAGTTAACGcgaggttggaggtttggagaaagactttggagtctaaaggtttcaaactGAGTAGAACaaagacagaatacttggagtgcaaattCAGTGACGGGACCCATGATGCAGATGTAGAGGTTAAGCTTGATGTTCAAGTTATTCCCAAGAGAGCGAGTTTTAAGTATCTCGGGTCTATTATCCAGGGTAATGGGGAGATTGGTGAAAATGTCGCACATCGCATCGGAGCGGATGGATAAAGTAGAGGCTTGCTTCCGATGTTTTGTGTGATAGGAATGTACCGCtaagacttaagggtaagttttatCGAGTGGTGATTCGACCAGCtatgatgtatggggctgagtattggccagtcaagaactcccacCTGCAGAAGATGAGAGTAGCAGAGATggggatgttgagatggatgtgtgggtgtaccaggagagataagattaagaatgaagCTATCTGGGACAGAGTGAGAGTAGCCTctatggaggacaagatgcgggagttgaggctgagatggttcggacatagtgtgagaggttggccataGAGAATGAGAAGAGGTCGAGGTAGGCTTAAGAAGtactggggagaggtgattagacgCAACATGGCGCTGTTTCAGCTCattgaggacatgacccttgatagaagGTTGTGGAGGTTGAGGATTAAGGTAGAATGTTAGTAGGTCATGTCCCTTCGTATTCTTAGATTTCTATTACGTTATGTGGTTGTGTTCACCTCAGGTATTGTATTCCCTGCTGCTATTATTTGGTATTACTTATCCTTTATCtcccccttttcttttctcttccttctttcttccttccttgctttcctcttcttcttgtCCTTTCTGAgctgagggtctattggaaacaacctctctacctacattaggtaggggtaaggtctgcgtacagaccaccctccccagaccccacctatTGGGATCAAACTggatttattgttgttgttgttgttcttaaaTGATTCAATGCTAAGAATCTTACGGGTTTAACTTATAGAGTTTaaatttttttgcttttaaatAATGTATTAAATTTTGAATAACCCTCTGCATGACATTACTGCGAGAAATAACTTCGAAAATACTAAGCTGGAAGCAGCTTTTTCCTCTTTGGAAGcaacttcttttcttcttttgggtTTTGGATCAAATTGGTCCGCTTGTAACATACATTAAGGACTACATCTGACAAAGAAATATACTATCAAAGACCAAAATAATCCAACCCCTATACGTCAAGGACCATTTTggtaatttttaaaaatactcaGGTCGCTGGTTTAATATGCGTCTTGCGATAAAAAAGAAGCTGCGCCAAATCATGTCTCCCACTTCTTCATCATCTACCCATTTCCACCTTCTCTAAAATTCTCTCTGCAAATTTCACCATTTTCTCACCATTACCTCCAAGAAAATACTATTCAACTCAATAGAAAATTCCAATTTAAATaaaacaaaatcataaaaatcgGAACTATTAAAAATGGGTTCTTTACAATCTCTTCTCCATCTTCATCTTAATGCTTCATAACATTTTTCTCATCAGATTCCTTAGTTTTCTTGGCCTAATTGGTATTTCACTACTGTTCTATTCAATTCTCATGGAAACAGATCCAGTGCAGGAGGTACAACTCAATGAAGCAGCAGAGATCAAGAAGCTGGAAGTTTATTCTGTGTGGGCACTTCCATCGGAAGACGTGAAGGAGAGGCTGAAGAAGCTGATGGGTGGTCTCCGATCAGAGTTTGGTGGGCCCCAATTTGAGCCTCACGTGACTGTCGTCGGAGCAATTATGTTGACGGAGGATGAGGCACGTGACAAGTTCAGAAAGGGATGTGAAGGTGTAAAGGCGTATAATGTTACTGTTGAAAAAGTTGGTACTGGAACTTTCTTTTATCAGTGTGTTTACCTTTTGCTTCATCCAACCAATGAGGTAAAAAAAATCtgagaatttttatttttgttggaATTTTTCTAATGCTGTTTTATTCTTCGTGTATTTTCTGTGTAAGATTGCTACAGAATGAGTTAGTAGTAGTAAGTTCTGTTAATAATCGGTTGATTGGATATAGAATCTCAATCTCGTTACATGCGgcatactttcctttttagtctgtcgAGAgaatgacatatttttatattcataaaacaatttaactttaaatttccTATTTGATCCTTATTGACATGATTTTATAACTTGAGCCGAATTTTTACCAGAAACAACCTCTTTGCCCCATCGGGGTAAGGGTAAAGTCTGCGTATACACTaacttccccagaccccacttgtggattTTACTGAGTCGTTGTTATTAATATGATTTGTAGCCACATAAATGTTGTGGCATGTTTCGGACTACGAGTTTCAAAAGTTTAAATAGCGTCACATAAAATAGGACAGAGGGATATACAAGTTAAAAAGTTTAAATGCTTGGATGACTTTGGTTTGGTTCCCAGCTCCAGCAACTCATTAATAGCCCGtttgccaagctgcaaaaatcagcttattttgagaagtgttttttttcaaaagtacttttctcaaaagtacttttggtgaggagtagtttgtgtttggctaattagtttgaaaaacacttctgaacagcaattagtgtttggccaagctttaaaaaactgcttctaagtgtatttttctcaaaagtgcttctcaaaaaagtgcttttgaagagaaactacttttttctgcttttccaaaactgtttctgcttcttctcaaaagcattttttttcttccaaaagtttggccaaacacctcaatttttagccaaaagtgtttttgacaaaaaaaaaaaaaacacttttggccaaaaagaagtttggtcaaacaggctataaatttgtttgacaagaggggttgctccgACAGTCAGCACCCCCTACCTATAACCCTAGGGTCATGGGTTCGAGTCACCAAAGGAGCAATAGTTCCAACAAAGGGGATCAAAGGGAATCAAAGGGGTGGGGAAAAAaagctttaaaaaaataaaatcttgAACGGCATATCCAGTAAAATTCTCATATAAAATGCTACGAAAGGAGTAACTTGTTCAATGCCGTGTTAGGTTTCACCATATTTGATGGGGTTAACTGAATATCCTATTTAGTGAAAACTTTTGTTCGGCTGAAGAAAGCTTAAATGAAGTCTATGGCTAATgggattgatgatgtccatctcattgaagaagtattaggcatgtgcctaataaaagtttctttggtttggtagcca
This genomic stretch from Nicotiana sylvestris chromosome 9, ASM39365v2, whole genome shotgun sequence harbors:
- the LOC104246128 gene encoding cyclic phosphodiesterase-like, which encodes MLHNIFLIRFLSFLGLIGISLLFYSILMETDPVQEVQLNEAAEIKKLEVYSVWALPSEDVKERLKKLMGGLRSEFGGPQFEPHVTVVGAIMLTEDEARDKFRKGCEGVKAYNVTVEKVGTGTFFYQCVYLLLHPTNEVVEASARCCSNFGYNSSSPYMPHVSLLYGDLTDEEKKKAQEKAYILDESIGNLSFQITRLALYKTDTEDKSLKSWEKIEEYSLSP